One stretch of Orcinus orca chromosome 15, mOrcOrc1.1, whole genome shotgun sequence DNA includes these proteins:
- the ATP5F1A gene encoding ATP synthase subunit alpha, mitochondrial, which produces MLSVRVAAAVARALPRRAGLVSKNALGSSFIAVRNLHASNCRLQKTGTAEVSSILEERILGADTSVDLEETGRVLSIGDGIARVHGLRNVQAEEMVEFSSGLKGMSLNLEPDNVGVVVFGNDKLIKEGDIVKRTGAIVDVPVGEELLGRVVDALGNAIDGKGPIGSKTRRRVGLKAPGIIPRISVREPMQTGIKAVDSLVPIGRGQRELIIGDRQTGKTSIAIDTIINQKRFNDGTDEKKKLYCIYVAIGQKRSTVAQLVKRLTDADAMKYTIVVSATASDAAPLQYLAPYSGCSMGEYFRDNGKHALIIYDDLSKQAVAYRQMSLLLRRPPGREAYPGDVFYLHSRLLERAAKMNDAFGGGSLTALPVIETQAGDVSAYIPTNVISITDGQIFLETELFYKGIRPAINVGLSVSRVGSAAQTRAMKQVAGTMKLELAQYREVAAFAQFGSDLDAATQQLLSRGVRLTELLKQGQYSPMAIEEQVAVIYAGVRGYLDKLEPSKITKFENAFLSHVISQHQTLLGKIRADGKISEESDAKMKEVVTNFLAGFEA; this is translated from the exons ATGCTATCCGTGCGCGTCGCCGCGGCCGTGGCCCGCGCCCTCCCTCGGCGGGCCGGGCTG GTCTCCAAAAATGCTTTGGGGTCATCCTTCATTgctgtaaggaacctccatgcctCTAACTGTCGTCTTCAGAAGACTG GCACTGCTGAGGTGTCCTCTATTCTTGAAGAGCGTATTCTTGGAGCTGATACCTCTGTTGACCTTGAAGAGACTGGGCGTGTTTTAAGTATTGGTGATGGTATTGCCCGTGTACATGGGCTGAGAAATGTTCAAGCAGAAGAAATGGTAGAGTTTTCTTCAGGTTTAAAG GGTATGTCTCTGAACTTGGAACCTGACAATGTTGGTGTTGTTGTGTTTGGAAATGATAAACTAATTAAGGAAGGAGATATTGTGAAGAGAACTGGGGCTATTGTGGATGTTCCAGTCGGCGAGGAGCTGTTGGGTCGTGTAGTAGATGCCCTTGGTAATGCCATTGATGGAAAG GGTCCAATTGGTTCCAAGACCCGAAGGCGAGTTGGTCTGAAAGCCCCTGGGATCATTCCTCGAATCTCTGTGCGGGAACCAATGCAGACTGGCATTAAGGCTGTGGACAGCTTAGTGCCGATTGGTCGTGGTCAACGTGAGCTGATTATTGGTGACCGACAGACTGG caaaacGTCAATTGCTATTGACACAATCATTAACCAGAAACGATTCAATGATGGAACTGATGAAAAGAAGAAGCTATACTGTATCTACGTTGCTATTGGTCAAAAGAGATCCACTGTTGCCCAGTTGGTGAAGAGACTTACAGATGCAG atgCCATGAAGTACACCATTGTGGTTTCAGCTACTGCTTCGGATGCTGCCCCACTTCAGTACCTGGCTCCTTATTCTGGATGTTCTATGGGAGAATATTTTAGGGATAATGGCAAACATGCTTTGATCATTTATGACGACTTATCCAAACAG GCTGTCGCTTACCGTCAGATGTCTCTGCTGCTCCGCCGACCCCCTGGTCGTGAGGCCTATCCTGGTGATGTGTTCTACCTACACTCCCGTCTGCTAGAGAGAGCAGCCAAAATGAACGATGCTTTTGGTGGTGGCTCCTTGACTGCTTTACCAGTCATAGAAACACAAGCTGGTGATGTGTCTGCTTACATTCCAACGAATGTCATTTCCATCACTGACGGACAG ATTTTCTTGGAAACAGAATTGTTCTACAAAGGTATCCGTCCTGCCATTAACGTTGGTTTGTCTGTATCCCGTGTTGGATCTGCTGCCCAAACCAGGGCCATGAAACAG GTGGCAGGTACCATGAAACTGGAATTGGCTCAGTATCGTGAGGTTGCTGCTTTTGCCCAATTTGGTTCTGACCTCGATGCTGCCACTCAACAACTCTTGAGTCGTGGTGTGCGTTTGACTGAGTTGCTGAAGCAAGGACAGTATT CTCCCATGGCTATTGAAGAGCAAGTGGCTGTTATCTACGCTGGTGTCAGGGGGTATCTTGATAAGCTGGAGCCCAGCAAGATCACAAAGTTTGAGAATGCTTTCTTGTCTCATGTTATCAGCCAACATCAAACCCTGTTGGGCAAAATCAG ggCTGATGGAAAGATCTCAGAAGAGTCAGATGCAAAGATGAAAGAGGTTGTAACAAACTTCTTGGCTGGGTTTGAAGCTTAA